The window aaGAATCCATAAACTAACTTACAACGCTCACAGGAaaggaaatgtcaggtctagtcactgtgagataatttaatttaccaaccagTCGTCTATAAACTTCATCCTCAAGGTCACCATgtagaaaagcattcttaatgtccagctgatagagagGCCAATGGCGGACAACatccatggatagaaaaaggcagACTGATGCTATCTTAGCCACGGCAGAGAAGGTATCACTGTTATCGAGCCCAAATATTTGAGTATATCCCTTGGCAACATaacgggccttaagtcgatcaaccttGCCATAcagaccaactttgactgcatacacccaacgacaaccaacgaaagatttacctgaaggaagaggaacgagctcccaagtaccactcgtatgtaaagcagacatctcatcaatcatagcatgtcgtcATCCTAGATGAGACAATGCTTCACATATAGACTTAGAGATGGAAACAGAGGACAAAGAAggtataaaagcataatggggtgatgacagacgatgataacttaaaccaaCATAATAGGGATTAAGATTAAGTGTGGTCTGTATACCTTTGCGAAGTGAAATCGGTGTACTAGgaagagacaagtccgcagtaggagcAGGGTTAGCTGCAGGACGTGAATCAACTGGTTTGATGCTGGATGCGGACGACGAttataagtcaagagtggtgttcatGTGGCTGGGGATCTAGGAGGAGAAACACTAAACTCTTCAACGGTTGGAATGGGTAAGACTTTTGTGGCGGAGGGTAAATGAGGAgatatagtaaactcctcaaaggtcggtataggtaagacctcagatatatcaagGTGGTCAAaagaggtaaagaaaggtttagaatCAAAAATGTGACGTCATCTGagataaggtacctacgaagatcaggtgaataacaacgatatcccttatgaatacgagaataaccaaggaagacacattTGAGAGCACGAGAAACTAACTTAActttcccaggggctaagttatgaacgaAACATGTGCTCCCAAAAACATGAGGAGGAAGAcagtataagggtgactggggaaacaatattGAATACGGTTCtggatgggagatgaaggcatccgattaatcaaataataaGATGTAAGAATTGCctcgccccaaaaacgcaacggaacatgAGATTCAATGAGAAGTGTGCGAACAGTCTCAAtgaggtgcctattctttctctctgcaaccccattttgctgagggaTATACGGACAAGAGGTATGATAaataattccttgagaagtcataaactgctgaaactgAGAGGATAAATATTCTAAGACATTATTACTGCGAAAagtgcgaatagaaacaccaaattgatttttgatttcagcacGAAAATTCTGCAATATAGAAAACAACTCAGAatgatctttcattaagaaaatcCAAGTatatcttgaataatcatcaatgaaactaacaaaataacgaaatcctaaggttgaactgactctactaggaccccatatatcataATGAACGAAAGAAAAAAtagactctgcatgactctcaacactatgAGGAAaagaggctcgggtatgtttcccaagttgacacgGCTCATAATCTAATGTAGATAAACTAGACAAACTAGGGACCATCTTCGGAAGCTTGGATAAACTgggatgtcctaaacgtctgtgaaTTAGGTCTGGAGGATCTGTAAGTAGACATGCCTTGGAGGGtttgagtgagttaaggtagtaaagacCTTCTGATTCACGCCTTGTGCCAATCATCTGTCCTGTACTGCGGTCGcgcataataaaagaatcatcaataaagtatataccacaatggagggaaCGAGTCAAATGACTAACAGATGTAAGACTAAAGGGACAACCATGGACACAAAGAACAGAATCCAGAGTGACAGAAGATAGGGGACTAGCTTGTCCAACTGCTTTTGCTTTAGTTTGAAATCCATTGGCTAAAATAGtagtgggaagagactgtgaatgcacaatatttgacaaaagtgattTATTACCAGAGATATGATTAGAAGCGCCTGATTCCATGACCCATGGTCCAAGAATACTAGACTAGGAAACataagcaaaagaattaccagcaacagaggctacttgtggagatgtctgcttaatTGCTTGGTACTGAAGGAACTCATTATATTcctctttagataaagaaaatctcTGGTTACCTGTAGTCTCGGTCAGAGCAAcataagcatttttgggtggtcGACCATGTAAAGAATAGCACacttcacgagtgtgtccaagtttatgacaataagaacacttagGTCTAGATCtcccaaaacgacctcctcctcaTCTATTCTctatagtttgagatgcccgattTTCCACTGTTCGTGATGCGAGAACAGAGGAGTCAAGTgtctgtgatgagatcactgggtGACTTGGTGCTGCAACAAGGCGAaataatcgagagaataattcatcaactgtagggacagtcggactagccaaaatccGGTCACGTACTGAATCAAGGTCACTAGGAAGTCCGGCGAGTGTAAGAACTAGAAACATCTTCTATAGTTGCTCTTGTTTCTTTTCAATGCTAGCAGAAattggcatcaacttctcaaatttttTCATGAGTGCATGTACTTgtcccaagtaagtagacatatctgATTCATGTTTCTTCAAGCTTGTCATTCGCGACATCACATCATAGaaacgagatatgtcattagtgtataaagtTCTTTTCCCAAACTAAATAACATGCCTGGAATGGGCAAAACAAAGGCATCAatttggaatcaatagatcgccacaagatactgcataactgagcatcgatctTTTCCCACGGTACTTTGTCCTTTTCATCTCCCTCACTAGCCTTTTTGGTTAAGCGGTCTTGAACACCTTGAACCTTGCACCACAACTCAACAGAAAAAGCCTAAGCTAAGTAGTTTCAACTTTCCATTAAGGGGCCCGAAGTAATCATGAAACTTGAATTTGCAGAACCCGTGCTTTTAGAACCAAATACATCAATTTTCAAAGACATCGTTGGATTGGAGAGAAGTCTAGAAAAAAGTAACAAAAATAATCAACTGTATTTTGCTGAAACAAGGAAGAAAACACTATTTTTGCCGGAAAATCACAGCTTCTGCCGGGAAAAATCAATGTAGCTGCCGGAAAAAATTGAAATtgatcaaaataaaaataaaatataatgggtaggctcggaattgATAGTCGAACGCACTGTCCAAAAGAAAATTCGTAAAAAACTAACCGGAACACAGTCCACGTGCCGGCGCATGTGATAGACGTGTAGCCGGCATCAGATATTCAACGCGCGCGTGACGGCGCATGTTAGGGTTTCTTCCGGGTTGGTTTCCTAGGGTTTGTTTGCCGGAGCCTTCCGAGTATgttggtggtgttggttttagcacaacactCACCAATAGGGAGGTGACGCAATCAGATCTGGAAAAAGTCGCCAGAAATTGATTACAGTGACTGTCCGACCTTTATGGAGTTTCTCACCGATGCTCTTATACCATGTGAGAATTAATAACTTcgaaaattatattattgatgtATTGACAATAATTCAATGAGTCgtatatatataatacatgttTTACTCTTACTACAGTCTCcttttgtcattttgtctttttttttttagccgaggatttttcggaaacagcctctctactccttcggggtaggggtaaggtctgcgtacacactactctctccaaaccccattagtgggattttactgggttgttgttgttgttgttgttgttttactcCTACTAGATATGGGATTAAGGTTATTTACAAATAACTATTTAACTAACAAACTAACATAGTCAACAAGGAAATAGttctaattgaaaattttattaatACTAGAATCAAAGAATCTTGTTTAAAGCCAAATAAGAATATGACAAGTTGGCCctagtaattaaaaaataatcactATTTTATGTGGAGAATAGAATATGGACAAAAATATCCTAGTtgaaacacgaaaagttccagcataatatgctggattatggagctcctgcatATAAACTTCTAGCATATTGTAATTATGAAATTCCAGCATACTCATaagtaaaaaattcgaactccaacatattatgctggaactttttcggatttttaagggtatatttgttcagATTTATTTTTACATTAAAAAAATGGCTAaaatttttgttcaaattttgtTCTATTACTTTTAAAACTATGACTATTTTTAATTAGCAGTTGTGAATGAGGTTATTTCTGACTTTTTACCAATTGGGAAATTTGGTTTAGCAAGAGTGCAAAACCACCCTGCAATTTAACACCCAAAACCTCCATCTTCTTCTCCACTGAGCTTTAATTTGTACTTTGCTACCTTTCTAACTCATTTCTTGCAGTGGAAGAAAATGGCCAATCTAAGAAGGGCTCTCCTCTTCACAATTCCTCGAATCCATAATGCTTCTCAGAGGAGTTCTGTTGCAAACTCCGCACTCCCCTCTCTTAGTCTTTACCGGTTAATATCTCACTTTACTCGTTCATTTATATTTGTTTTTTTGTTGCTCTCTTTGTACTATTCTAATTTTGTAGCGTTGAAGATATAATTAGGTATTCGCTAGTTATCCTACTTATATGATATCACAAGTCCTGCATTTGAAAGAAATTACCATATATTTGAGCTATGAAAAAGAATCAGACTCAGCACATTGAAGGGGCgtgttgaagacataattaaataaataaaagtgggTTCAAATTTGATAAACCTCGAAAATACTGAATTCTTGGTACCCGTTTCCTAAGCACACAATTATAACGAGTTAAGGGtaacccggtgcactaagctcccgttatGCGCGAGTCCCGGACAATAAGGGCCTATTATACGCAGCCTTATCCTGCATTTCTACAAGAGGCTATTTCCACGGCTTGAATCCGtgacagcaactttaccagttacgccaaggctccccttcacaATTATAACGAGTTATAATGGAGAAAAAGAATTATAAAGCTTGATCTCTACTAATTCGAGATTGAAGCTAGTAGACTGATTGATCATACTtgcttttgtttttattttttaggcTTTTTCTATCATTTGAACTTGTTTTCAATCTGATGCTTTAAGCCTTTTGCTGATTATATAGTTCATACTTTAGGCCGTTTTCTGATTATAGAGTTCATACTTGCTTTCTATTTTATCTTTTAGGCCTTTAGCTGGCACATTTTCGTGTTTCTTTACTTCCAACGAGAATTTTCAGCCGATTGATTTTGATCTCTCCAGTGAAGAGAGCAAAAGACGGTTGTTTAACAGGTTAGTAAAATTGTGTGGTGGGTTCTTGCTCCTTTAGTCGGTTTATCAGATATTAATGGGGTGTATATATTTGGTATGATTATAGACTTCGTTACCGGAGCAAACAAAGAGGGTTCTTGGAGCTGGACCTTGTTCTAGGAAAATGGGTGGAGGATCATATTCAGTCCATGGATGAATATGGAATTAAGTCCCTTGTTGATATTCTTGACCTGGTAATTGATTTGTTTTCCTTTGTCGTGTTTTGTTTAGTGcggtaacaacaacaacaacatcaaacccagtgtattcccacaagtggggtctgggtagggtagtgtgtacgcaaaccttacccctactttaagaaggcagagaggttgtttcggGTAGACCCTCGCCTCAGGAAAGATAAAGGAAAGGGGCAATGACAAGCAAACCAATCAGAAAACCCAACGAAAACACAAAACTAACACTAGGTAATGCGTTTGGTTGGTGGAAAACATTTCACTGTATTTGATTGTGCATAAAGTGCGTGATGTTCCTTGTGTGTTTAAGCGGTTTGTGTTTAAGTGATTTTTGAGTATTAAAGATTGAAAATCATGTCATATTGATTGAAACAAGTGATTATAGGAGAATGACTTCCGCCATAAAAGGGAAGTTGTTTTCCTCCCTTTAGTGggaattatttttcttttggaaATTATGTCCCTGCAAAAAACATTTTCCACATTTCAAGGTAACATAACACATTTTTCAAGAGAACACTTCCAGTCATTACCAAACACAGCTGGTCCTTTCTTTACCCTTTTCTCTGCCAAGGAGTAAATCAAGGTTCTCGGTTAGTTTTGTTCATCTAATCTGTAATGGTTGCTTGACGGATATTTAAGGTGAATGAGGTATGCATAAGAAAGTAGGTCGACTTCCTGACATAGGCTGATGGGAAAATGGACTAGAGGCTTGTCATGACATGGGCTTGTTGCAGTACtatcaaaggcgcgcttaaaACACGCTTAAGCCCTGAAGTGAGCCTCAAAACATGCTGAGTGCTTCGCCTCGCTTAACGGGCGCTTTAGTGttgtcatcaaggctctaagaCATACTTTTTTTTTCTAATGAGAGTAATCCTGAAGAGGCAatactaaacaattgatatttcacttaatcataaattttcttcaatttctttgtctGTATATTTGGTATTTATGCTTATagatattagtcttggactaTACATACTTATCTGTAGTTTTTATCCATTTGCGCCTTTCTTCATTAAAGCGCACACTTTATTTGCgttttgcgcttaaagccccaacagGCCGTAAAGTTTTTTTGCGCTTtttgcctttgataacactggctTGTTGGAGACTATACTTGTAATTTCTTCTGTATCTTCTCATTAGCATAACACCTAAAGG is drawn from Nicotiana tomentosiformis chromosome 12, ASM39032v3, whole genome shotgun sequence and contains these coding sequences:
- the LOC104101807 gene encoding succinate dehydrogenase assembly factor 2, mitochondrial-like isoform X1, which produces MANLRRALLFTIPRIHNASQRSSVANSALPSLSLYRPLAGTFSCFFTSNENFQPIDFDLSSEESKRRLFNRLRYRSKQRGFLELDLVLGKWVEDHIQSMDEYGIKSLVDILDLENPDLWKGLTGQEQPPDAISTNSVFSAVREKVMNNLGKHAAPETCAAAGQPWVIG
- the LOC104101807 gene encoding succinate dehydrogenase assembly factor 2, mitochondrial-like isoform X2, giving the protein MANLRRALLFTIPRIHNASQRSSVANSALPSLSLYRPLAGTFSCFFTSNENFQPIDFDLSSEESKRRLFNRLRYRSKQRGFLELDLVLGKWVEDHIQSMDEYGIKSLVDILDLVFSAVREKVMNNLGKHAAPETCAAAGQPWVIG